The Setaria viridis chromosome 2, Setaria_viridis_v4.0, whole genome shotgun sequence DNA window ATATTTTGGGTTATTGGGCCACCAAAAAGTTGATAAAATAAACTAGAATGGTGTTCTGCGTAAGTAATTGGGAGTAGAAATAAATTAGACTAGCATGCCATCATAATTAATGAACTGATTCAAAAAACACTGCTGGGTGCCCACTTACATCCCTAACTCACGCAGTCCGGTCGTCTCGGATATGTTGTGAATTTAGTACTACTGAACACGGAGTCGCGGAGAAGTGAGAACTACCATCACACATCAAAAGTTTCTTCGTTGAACCCCCGACCGTAGGCCGATGCATGGCTAACCAACTGATGAAATCGCGCGGGTGCATGGGAGCACCTGACGGACCCGGGAGCACACGAACCTTTATCTCATTCACACAGATCCCTAGCTTATGACATGAATTGTCAGCCTGTCAGTCACCACTCCTCGGGTAGGTACCGCTGCTTTCTTCGCTTCTGTTGAGTTCACTACGATCGCCCGCGCACGCTTGCCTGACGAAACGAGTCAAAGTACGCAACTTGCGTGCTAAATCTGTGGCCGTGAGCGATCCTATTATCTTAGGCCTCGCCTTTTGGCTTTTCATCACTTTTCGCAAGATTTCAACTTCTCAAACGCCTCGTGTGCATGCGTGACACGAGCACGACAGTGACACGACAAGCACAAGTCTTTCAACTGCCACATATTTTACACCAGCACGGTGGACGGCTCGATCGAAGCGGGCCCTGCTAGTGCTAGCAGCCGCGACTGCCGAATATTCGTTGATCTACCCCAGCTATGAAGTCCATGTGCTAGTAGGAGAGGGAAATGGAGATCAGCAACGCGAGCGCAGGCGCGGAAGACCCAGGGCTCGAAGAGCAAACGCAccgtggagccgtggaggcatCGTCGAGGCCGCGTAATTCCTTGCTAGTTTACGCCGCGTACTCGGGGAGAAGTGGAACTGTGTGGAAGAAAGCTGGAATCTTAACTAGGTTAATTTGTCATCATCAGTTAGCGCAGGGGCGTAGCCAGGATTTACCCATAGGGGGTCTATATTTTCTAACTAAATCTAGTTTGTGATGGTGCAGATGCATTTTGTTCTAATTCTGGAGGTTTCATTTCAACCGGTTCGGTAGCTTTATTATTTTTTGACATTAGGATTATCAACAGAAACAACCGACCCATATATACCAGCTAAAGGGTCCTTATCTTAGCTAATAACACAATCAGCTATAGGTcaaagattgaaaaaaaaacgtCAGGCAATTTGAGAACAAAAGGGAGGGAGCAGCTAGCACAGGATATTTAATCTAAAAACAAAATAAGGGAGCGGTAGAGGACGTTGTTGGCTTGGATGGACGGACGACGCTGGCGCACGGGACGGGACGGAACCGCGGAACAACCGGTCATGGGCCAGTGGGCTAATGTTGGCCTATTATTATGACTTTGTGAGTCGGCTCACACAAGCTAATCGATGCAATTAGCAAAATAATCAGGAGTTTCTCTGTGGTGTTGCGGAAGGGCGGGCGGTCGCGAAAAAAAGTCACAAAGCTCGTGCTTTTGTTGCTAGTTTAGTAGAAGCCTTGaccttgaccttgaccttcgtCGTCACTGCGGCTATGGCTGGGAGCTGGAGCACACCACTACCTGAATACCGGGTCGCCAATGACTTTCacacggcgccggccggcgcggaCCTGCCGGCGAGTGGAGGCAGGTAGCCCCTGCTGCAGGTGCGCAGGTGCTTTCAACCTCGAAGAAGGCAGGCAGGCTAGCACTACATAAGCCCAGGGAGCGTGCGCAGCTGCGTCATCTCGTCCCGACCTCCACAACCACAAGCCATGGCTTCTCTGGTGCGGCGGTGCATGATGCCTTACGGCTGCTGCCTCGCGGCTCTTCTCGCGCTGGCAGCTCTCGCCTCTCCTGGCCGTctcggtgcggcggcggcggccgagggcaGTGGAGGGAAGTGGCACGTCGTCAGCGTCAGCTCTCTGCTGCCGAGCGCGGCCTGCACGGCCACGGCAGGTAGGCTTGTTGTTGACTGCTCGATCTGCCTTCTCGAAGCAAACTTTGTTTAATTTCCTCCGTGTAAATTGGACTACTTTCCCATCATTTCCGTTGCTGTGTTGTCCTGAATGCAGCGGCACCCAACTCGTCGGTGCTCCGCGTCGTGCACCGGCACGGCCCGTGCTCGCCGCTGCGGTCACGCGGCGGCCCACCGTCTCATGCGGAGATCATGGGCCGGGACCAGGAGAGGCTCCACGCCATGCACCGCTGGGTCTCCAAGGGCGCGAACGTGACCCTGCAGGCGCGCTGGGGCAAACCCCTGGGCACCAGCAACTACTACATCTCGGTCGGCCTCGGCACGCCGGCGAGGGACCTGTCGGTGGAGTTCGACACCGGCAGCTCCCAGTCGTGGGTGCAGTGCAAGCCGTGCGCGGACTGCTACGAGCAGCACGACCCGCTCTTCGACCCCAGCAAGTCGGCGACGTACTCCACCGTATCCTGCGCTGCGAAGGAGTGCCGCGAGTTCGGCTCGCAGAACTGCTCATCGGGCAACAACTGCCGGTACGAGGTTTCGTATGCAGACAAGTCGCGGACCACGGGCACCCTCGCGCGGGACACGCTGAGACTGACGCCCGCCACGACCGTCCGGGGCTTCATGTTCGGGTGCGGGCACAACGACGCCGGGGTGTTCGGCGAGGTCGACGGGCTCTTCGGCCTCGGCCGCGGGAAGGCGTCCTTGTCCTCACAGGCCGCGGTCGTGTACGGCGACGCGGGGTTCTCCTACTGCCTCCCCTCCTCGTCGAGCACCGTGGGGTACCTGACCTTCGGTGGAGCCGCAGCCGCCCCCGCGAACGCGCAGTTCACGGCGATGGTGAGCGGCCAAGACGACGAGTCGTGGTACTACCTCAACCTCACCGGCATAAAGGTCGGCGGGAAGGCGATCAAGGCGCCCTCGGCCGCGTTCGCGACGGCGTCCGGGACGATCATTGACTCGGGCACGGCGTtcagccgcctgccgccgcgcgcctACGCCGCGCTCCGGTCGGCGTTCCGGCGCGCCATGGCCAAGCACGGGTACAGGAGGGCGCCCGCCTCCCCGCCCTTCGACACGTGCTACGACCTCTCCGGGCACGAGGTCGTGCGGGTGCCGTCGGTGGTGCTGGTGTTCGCCGACCGCACCGCCGTGGCCCTCGACCCCAGCGGTGTGCTGTACGCGTGGGACGAAGCGTCCCAGGCGGCGTGCCTGGCGTTCGCGCCCAACACCGACGAGACGTACCTGGGCGTGCTCGGGAACGTGCAGCAGAGGACGCTCGCCGTCGTCTACGACGTGGGCAACCGGAGGGTCGGGTTCGGCGCCAAGGGTTGCGCCTGAGATCGATCGTAGTCGATCGTAGTAGTAGTACTAACTGTAAACGATCTATGGCTGAAGTATGAGCACTCAGTACTGCTATCCTTTAATTTTTCCGTGCAATTCTGTGTCGCTGGTGTACGGATGCAGATCGACGGCAGGATGTCCTTGGGCTGTCGAGTTTTTAAGGCCCCCGCACACGAGTTTGGGCTGTCGTTGGGCTGCATGCGTCGTTTTCCATCATCCatccaactccgggaaaaaaggagaacaagctgGCCCATCACGTTTTTTAGGGCCGTCGCTGGTACTTCGGTAGTATGTGCTTTTCTTCTGGCGCAGACGAATCAGAGGATGGCAATGACGTCAGCCTTTTCAACGTAGAAATTGGTGCGCATTTCCTTCGGTAGTATgtgcttttcttcttttttatgaTCCGATCATTTCTCGGTAGTACGTCGTTCGGTAACCAACATAGAAATGATGCAATTACtcttcccccacccccccccccaaaaaaaaaaacaatgcacGTAACAGGGCTAGTACTACAAGCTTCTAGCATCTTCTTCTCCATAATACCATAACCCTCTATCTCAAGATTAGAAAAAACGCGAAAATTTACTAGCCATCCAATGCTTGCTAGCTTAGTCCAAGTAGGCCCTTTTGCGGTTAGGTACAGTTGCTTTCCTAGCATCGATTTGTTTTGGGCAACCGCGTCCTGATTGGTCCAGCCCCTGCAGTGGCAACCACGAGCAGGAGTTGCTTTCGTTCTCTCGCGCTGTCGTGCGCGGCTGCGTGCGCATCCATGTCTGACCCTGACGTGCTCAATCCGGCCTCAAGTCACAGTCCTACTGTTACACACCGCTGCATTTCAGCTGGCACGCGCGCATAAAATGCACTCGCTTGTCCGGCAACCGGTGGACACCGGTACGCTCGCACGTCCGATCCGTCGTCCCGTTCTAGAAACGCATTGGCACATCAAGAGTGCTGTTGCTCAGGTCGCTGTCGCCTGTGTTTGAGATGTTACACGGTCATGGCGAAACCGCTGCACTGACCCGCGCTCGTATCGCGACTCGTCCCTCCGGGTCTCGGAGCCATGATTGCTTCGTCACGATCGCAAGCGCCGGTGGTGGCGCACCGGCCGCGCGCCCTCGCTGCGCCGTCTGCGCAAATCGAAACACGGCGCATCGGCGCGTGTAGAGCCAGGCAGCCAGCCCTGCACGCTGCACGTACGCCCTTTTCCTACTCCGTGGTGCGCGACAGGAAATTAAAAAGCTACGTCCACCATGGATCCGTCCCTCGCACGCAGCGCACTCGCGAGCCACCCGGCCGTTTGCACGACGAACGGGGTACGTACGTGGTCGCCGGTGGTCGCTGTCGACACGACGGCggctttctttctcctcctgcCCGTCGCGGTCTAACCAGATCGGGCGCGGGCGAAGAGTGACTTAGAACGTGCCGGGGCTGTCGTCAGGTGCGGGGGGAAGGcgacgccggccggcctccgACGGTagtggcgcgcgcgcgcggatcGGACGACGACCACGCCTGTCGAGTCGTCGTCGTTGAGCCccggcggggcgcgcgcgcACTCGCCGCCTCCCCGTCTTCGTCTCGTCCGGCCGGTGCGTCGGTCCGTCGCGCGGTGGCGGCCGTGGGGCCAGTCCGTGGCGCACTGCCTAATTTCCCTTCCACCTCCACGGCCGTAGACTTTGACGCGGTGCGGGCCACGCCACACGACGACGATGCAGCGCTCCGGTAAACCACTATATAATCAGCAGCGCGTCGCTTCGTGGCCATCTCAAGCGCCCCCCATCATCATTGGGGAGTTGGAGTGGTTAGCGACCGAGCGAGTGAAAACAGGTGGCCAGAGAGAGCCTCATGGCATCCGTGGCGCGGCGCGCTGCTCTGCTCCGTGGCAGCTGCCTCGCGGTCGTGCTCGCGCTGGCGGCTCTCGCGTCGGCGGGTGAGAGCAGCGGCGCCCCCGACTGGCACGTCGTGAGCGTCGGCTCGCTGCTGCCGAGCTCAATCTGCGCCGCGGCAACAGGTAGTAGGATTCGTCCGGTCCGCTTTGATTTCTTCTTGCACTGTTGCGTTTTCCCTTTCGTAAtgtttctctctccctctgttccttttttgttttgaaatagatctctctctttctttctctaaTAAAAAACTAAAGCACGGTAGGTTAGCAGTGCAACGATGCATGGTCTGGAAAAATGGAAATACAGGCTGCACAGCTGATACGAGCCCGCTTAACAGTGACGATTGATCCGTGCCATTTTCTTACTCCTCGTACAAAAGATTGACACGGTAATTTTAAGAACCAAATTTTGGTACCTCCAGCACCGACTTCAGGCTATAATTCCGATACATACTTCTACCTTCCCTAAGGGGATGGACGAAAACCTCTTGCAAAGTTACCAAACAGTATATTTTGTTTGGTCCCATGCATGTTGACATATTTGAAGCTGGGATTTGTCCTTGCCTTAGGATGTTTTTTGTGTGGCCACCATATGGTCGCTGTTCCAGGTGAACACGTCAGGCATAAATGTTGTACTGCGGAATAACAATCCTACAAGTAATTCCCAGTGCTGTTTAACTTCCTAGAGATTACGAGTCAATCTAGTACGCGTCAGCCACTGGGAGCAGATTAGCTAGCTTAGCTTTATGCCAAAGTCAATAAAGGGAAGGCATTTTGACAAGCAGGCCGTAGGGCACTAAAGGAAGGCATTTTGACGAGCTGGCTGTGTAGTAGGGCACATTTGCACTACCACCCACCGCAGTTAGGTACACAAGATAATAGTCGTGGAAAAGAATGCACCGTGCATGAAGCGACAACAGTCGCACAAGAGAATTTCTTGATGTGACCATCCAACTGTAGAACATGCATGCGCTCCCAAGAAATTTCAGCCACAAATTTTATGTCGTTGGGTGCCTTGATAGCTGAGGCAATGATGAGGCCGTCTCTAAGCTAGCCCTGATAAGAACTCAAAACGTATCGTGTAACAGCTCAAACATTCTCTTGAGATGATGAAATAATGTACGATGGAAACAAATTCAAAAGTAGTCACCCCGCCAAAAACCTGCTAATTCTGTCGTTCGCGATGTCTTGCAGCAGCGTCCAACTCGTCGGCTCTCAGCGTCGTGCACCGGCACGGGCCGTGCTCGCCGCTGCTGGCTCGGGTGGGCGGCGCGCCGTCCCACGCGGAGATCCTGGACCGGGACCAGGACAGGGTCGACTCCATACACCACAGGCACAGGggctccggcgccgcgccggggaTCAACCCGGCCCGCGCCTCCAAGGGCGTGTCGCTGCCGGCGCACAGGGGCCTGTCCCTCGGCACGGGCAACTACATCGTCTCCGTCGGCCTCGGGACGCCGAGGAAGGACTTCTCGGTGGTGTtcgacaccggcagcgacctGTCGTGGGTGCAGTGCAAGCCCTGCAAGGACTGCTACGAGCAGCAGGACCCGCTCTTCGACCCGGCGCAGTCGTCCACGTACGCCGCCGTGCCCTGCGGCGACCCGCACTGCCGCGGGCTCGACTCGTCGACCTGCGCGTCGGGCAACAGGTGCCGGTACCAGGTCGTCTACGGCGACCAGTCACAGACCGACGGCAATCTCGTGCGCGACACGCTGGTGCTGGGGCCCTCCGACGCGCTCCAGGGGTTCGTCTTCGGGTGCGGCGACGACGACTCCGGGCTGTTCGGCAAGGCCGACGGGCTCGTTGGCCTCGGCCGGGCCAAGGTCTCGCTGACCTCGCAGGCGGCGGCAAAGTACGGCGCGGGGTTCTCATACTGCCTGCCCTCGTCGTCGAGCTCCGCGGGGTACCTGtccctcggcggcgccgcgccgtccAACGCGCAGTTCACGGCGATGGTGGCGCGCAGCGACACGCCATCGTTCTACTACCTCGACCTCGTCGCCATCAAGGTGGCCGGCCGGACGGTCAGCATCCCCGCGGCCGTGCTCAAGGCGCCTGGCACGGTGATCGACTCGGGAACCGTGATCACCCGCCTCCCGGACACCGCGTACAGGGCGCTCCGGTCGTCGTTCGCGGGGTTCATGCGCAGGTACAAGCGGGCGCCCGCGCTGTCCCTCCTGGACACGTGCTACGACTTCACCGGGCACAGGACGGTGCAGATCCCATCGGTGGCGCTGGTGTTCTCCGGCGGCGTCACCGTGAGCCTCGACTTCAGCGGGGTGCTGTACGTGTCCAAGGTGTCGCAGGCGTGCCTGGCGTTCGCGTCCAACGGCGACGACACCAGCATCGGCATCCTCGGGAACACGCAGCAGAAGACGTTCGCCGTGGTCTACGACGTGGCCAACCAGAAGATCGGGTTCGGCGCCAAGGGCTGCACCTGATCCTCCTGATCGGGCGGAGTAGTCTCTAGCCGAAATCTACGCGGCGCACGTTCGCCACCGGTGATTTGGTAGCACGATTCCTACACGATAATACAGGGCAAATTGGTGATCACGCGAGCTGTAATGCGATACTGAACCCGAAAACTCTGCAGAGACACGCGCGTGCTCTCCTCCCTTTCCTTTCCCCTCGCC harbors:
- the LOC117846136 gene encoding aspartyl protease family protein At5g10770, giving the protein MASLVRRCMMPYGCCLAALLALAALASPGRLGAAAAAEGSGGKWHVVSVSSLLPSAACTATAAAPNSSVLRVVHRHGPCSPLRSRGGPPSHAEIMGRDQERLHAMHRWVSKGANVTLQARWGKPLGTSNYYISVGLGTPARDLSVEFDTGSSQSWVQCKPCADCYEQHDPLFDPSKSATYSTVSCAAKECREFGSQNCSSGNNCRYEVSYADKSRTTGTLARDTLRLTPATTVRGFMFGCGHNDAGVFGEVDGLFGLGRGKASLSSQAAVVYGDAGFSYCLPSSSSTVGYLTFGGAAAAPANAQFTAMVSGQDDESWYYLNLTGIKVGGKAIKAPSAAFATASGTIIDSGTAFSRLPPRAYAALRSAFRRAMAKHGYRRAPASPPFDTCYDLSGHEVVRVPSVVLVFADRTAVALDPSGVLYAWDEASQAACLAFAPNTDETYLGVLGNVQQRTLAVVYDVGNRRVGFGAKGCA
- the LOC117842517 gene encoding aspartyl protease family protein At5g10770 isoform X2, producing MASVARRAALLRGSCLAVVLALAALASAGESSGAPDWHVVSVGSLLPSSICAAATASNSSALSVVHRHGPCSPLLARVGGAPSHAEILDRDQDRVDSIHHRHRGSGAAPGINPARASKGVSLPAHRGLSLGTGNYIVSVGLGTPRKDFSVVFDTGSDLSWVQCKPCKDCYEQQDPLFDPAQSSTYAAVPCGDPHCRGLDSSTCASGNRCRYQVVYGDQSQTDGNLVRDTLVLGPSDALQGFVFGCGDDDSGLFGKADGLVGLGRAKVSLTSQAAAKYGAGFSYCLPSSSSSAGYLSLGGAAPSNAQFTAMVARSDTPSFYYLDLVAIKVAGRTVSIPAAVLKAPGTVIDSGTVITRLPDTAYRALRSSFAGFMRRYKRAPALSLLDTCYDFTGHRTVQIPSVALVFSGGVTVSLDFSGVLYVSKVSQACLAFASNGDDTSIGILGNTQQKTFAVVYDVANQKIGFGAKGCT
- the LOC117842517 gene encoding aspartyl protease family protein At5g10770 isoform X1, with translation MASVARRAALLRGSCLAVVLALAALASAGESSGAPDWHVVSVGSLLPSSICAAATAASNSSALSVVHRHGPCSPLLARVGGAPSHAEILDRDQDRVDSIHHRHRGSGAAPGINPARASKGVSLPAHRGLSLGTGNYIVSVGLGTPRKDFSVVFDTGSDLSWVQCKPCKDCYEQQDPLFDPAQSSTYAAVPCGDPHCRGLDSSTCASGNRCRYQVVYGDQSQTDGNLVRDTLVLGPSDALQGFVFGCGDDDSGLFGKADGLVGLGRAKVSLTSQAAAKYGAGFSYCLPSSSSSAGYLSLGGAAPSNAQFTAMVARSDTPSFYYLDLVAIKVAGRTVSIPAAVLKAPGTVIDSGTVITRLPDTAYRALRSSFAGFMRRYKRAPALSLLDTCYDFTGHRTVQIPSVALVFSGGVTVSLDFSGVLYVSKVSQACLAFASNGDDTSIGILGNTQQKTFAVVYDVANQKIGFGAKGCT